The nucleotide window GTTGCGGTGGCGAGGCTGTCCGGCCCGTCGGCGCCCACGGGGCCGTGGAATCCGGCGACGGCGGCCACCTGGCAGGGTGGGCCGCGGCGGTGCGCATCGCCAGGAGGCCGCCCATGCACTAGCCGGTCACCGCGACCGGTCCGGCGCCGACCTCGGGCCGGGTGGCGCGCCGCTGTCGGGCCGGCGGGGCACCGCCGCTCGGCTCACCGGGCCCCCGGGTGACCCCGCTCCGGCGTCACTACGAGCGTGTGGCTGAGCACGTGCTCGCATTCGCCGGTATCGCCGCAGCCCTCATGTGGAATCGGTTCACGCGGGGCGCGGCACCGGGCCTGGGAAGTTGCCGTTGGCCGCGTGCGAGGGCATCTTCCCGGGAGGGGGCGACGCGAGGGCGGCTATCACCGGTAGCGGCTCCAACCCGAAGATGTCCCGACCGTTGATCTCGGCCATCGGATCGATGCGGAACGCACCGTGGGTCGCCAGCACATGCACGTCCCGGACGAAGCGCTGGATCGGGTTGGACAGGCCGACGGTCGAGGAACCGAGTGCCAGTTGGAGCCCGTCGATCACCTGGAGACAGGCGTGGATCTGATGGACGAGGTCCATCGTGATCTCAGGTTCCTCCGACGGGTGGAAGTCCTCGCCCGCCAGTGCGCGCCGGTCGATCTCGTCGACCTGCCGCTCGATGAGCGCCGCGGCCGTGTTGATGACGGCCCTCGCCTTGCCCGCCACGACCTGAGTCGAGGCCATGTCGGCCATGGTCGGATACGGCAGGTTGAACGGCGGCCGCTTGGCGGCCTGCTCGACGAAGGCCTTGAAAGCACCTTCGGCCATGCCCAGGGCGAGCGCCGCGAACCCCGCCGTGGTGGCGACCATGGTTCCGATCGAGGAGTGCATGAATCCGAGTCCCTGGTACTTGCCCCGCAGGGCCTCCATGCGCGCGAGCATGTCCATGGTGTGGATGATCCGGTACTCGGGGACGAACACCTCCTCGTCGGCCCGCACACTGTTGCTCGACGTGGCGCTCAATCCCATGACGTGCCAGTCGTCGACGATCGTGTACTGGTCCGGGGTGAGGAGTCCCATCGCACGACGCCGTTCTCCGGTGTTCGGGTCCTCGTACTCGAATCCGACCGAGGCCCACTTCGCGATCTTGCAGCCACTCCCGAAGGACCATTTCCCCTTCACCATGTATCCGCCTTCGACCTTGCGGCCGTCGCCGACCTTCGGCGCGAAGACGGTGGCGCCGAACAGGAGTGGCCCCTGCCAGGTCTTGACGTCGGCGAAGACCTCGTCCTTCACACGGTCGTTGAAGGTGAGCGCGCTTCGGGTCGCGCTGGAGACGATCACCGTCCAGCCGGCCGACGCGTCGACGCGTCCGAGCTCACGTACGACCTCCACGGTGTCGCGGGCGCCGGATGCGAACCCGCCCAGCTCCACCGGGACGGTGATGCGGAACACCCCGATCTCGTGCAACACCGAGACCGTCTCGGGTGCGAGTGCGCCCCGCAACTCCCCCTCGCGGGCACGTTCGGCAAGGCCGGGCGCCGCCGCGCGCACCGCGTCGCGCATGCGCCGTCCCTCCTCGCTCAGATAGGGCGACTCGGGGAACCTGCTCGCTTTGGGCAACGTCATGGTCATCTCATTTCTCTTTCTTCATCCTTGGGCATCGCCGGACGCGTTCATCACGGCGCACGGGCGGCGGCGGAGCGCGATGCAGGGAAGGGAGCGCCTCGGCCCGGCGGCGTCGACTACGGGCCGCGCGGTTGTACGTCCACTGCGAGGGGAGCGGGCGGCGCGGCCGGAGCGGGTGCTGCGGCGATGATCTGCGACGGGGCCGGGCTCGCCTCTCAGTTCCCCGGCAGCGGCGCGGCCATCTTGCGGAAGGCACTCCAGTGCTCGGCGAGCTTGCCGTCGCGCACGCGGAACACCGTCAGGATGTACCAGTCGTAGGTCTCGCCGGGGCTCGACGGATCCGGCGTCGGCGCCTTCATCATGACGCACGCCAGATCGCCCTCCAGGACCACGCTCACCACCGGCGGCGGAGTGCCGTTGCCGGTCGGAACGTGTCGGAAGTGCTCGATGAGGTTGTCCAGGCCGTTGCCGGGCGCGTTCGGGTCGTGCTGGACGTAGTCCTCGACGACGTAACGCTTCATCACGTCGACGACGTTCTCCTGCACGGTGCCGTCGCGCACCATGCGCGCGAGGTCCGCCTCGAAGTCGACCAGCAGACGCTTGACGGCGGTCCGTTCGGGCGTGTCGGCCTGCGCGACAGCGGCCTTGTAGTCCTCGTGGTCGAGCCAGGTCTCGTACAGCGCGGGATCGTTGATGTGCGCGATGCCGTCGACGATGCTGAAGTCGTTCATGCGCGGATGGGCTCCTTGTCTCGGGAGAAATCTGTTGAGGCACGGCGTTCGGGGACGCGCCGCCGATCATGAAAGCGGGGCAGGCCCAGGAGCCGGCGCCCGTTGTGCTCCGCCGACGGGTTCGACGCGGATCGCGCCGTGCGACGTGAGTACGCGGACGTCTCGGACGAACCGCTGGATGGGGTTGGACAGGCTCACGGTGGACGAGCCGATCTCTTCTCTATACGTACTGCACAGTTCAGTGCATATTGTGGACATGAAGATGAACAGGTCGGAAAAATAGAGCGCGAGGTCACCCAGAGGCGTCGGCCTCAACCCAGTGGAGGGCGGGGGGCGTTGACGCCGCGCTGCGGCACTGCGGCGCCGACCATGGGGAAGGGCTCAAGTCCGAGGAGGCGTCGGCCGTTCTGCTCGGCGAGCGGATCCACGCGGATCGCGCCGTGCGAGGTGACCACGCGCGCGTCGCGGACGAAGCGCTGGATCGGGTTGGACAGCGAGATGGTCGATGAGCCGAGCGTCTTCTGGAGCAGGTTGATCGCGTCCTCGCAGAGGTTCGCCGCGTATGCGACGGCGAGGCTGATCTCCGACTCCTCGTCGTCGCTGAACTCGAGACCGGCATCGGTGCGTGCGTCCACCTGGTCCGCGTAGCGTTCGATCGTCGAGCCGGCGAGAAGGATCATCGCCTGGGCGCGCCCGGCCGCCACCTGGGCCGACGCCATCTCGGCGACGCTCGGGTAGGGCAGGGTGAACGGCTTGCGCCTGATCGCCTGTTCGGCGAAGCACGACAGCGCACCGCGCGCCATGCCCAGCGCGATCGAGGTGTTGCTGAGCGCCACGGTCATCAACAGCGCCCGGCCGCTCTGCCGGAAGGCGGCGCCGCTGTAGTGGTGTCGGATCCGGTCGAGCCTCGGCGGAAACTCGACGAGGTCGAGGAAGCGGTGGTCCGGGACGAAGATCTCCTCGGTGACCCGCAGGCTGTTGCTGGACGTTCCGGAGAGCCCCATGACGTGCCAGTCGTCGAGGATCTCGAACTGCTCCCGCTCCAGCACCACCACGCCGCGGCCGGTGCCTCCGGCCTCCGCGGGGTCGAAGGCGACCCCCACCATCGCCCAGCGGGCGTGCTTGCAGCCGCTGCCGAAGGCCCACCGGCCGTCGACCATCCAGCCGCCGTCGACCTTGCGGGCGTTCCCGACCGTGGTCGCGAACACGGAGGCGCCGACGAGAGCCGGACCCACCCAGCCCTCGACGTCCTTGCGGATCTCCTCGATCAGCTTCGGCTGGAGCCCGAGGAAGTTGCGCAGTCCGACGCCGACGAAGGCACTCCAGGCCGCCGACCCGTCGGCCTCACCCAGGGCCGCGACGACCTCGACGAGGTCCCGTGCGCCCAGCGCGCTGCCACCCCACTCGACCGGCATCGTCATGCGGTAGACGCCCGCCTCGTCCAGTGCCTGAAGCACGTCGGGAGTCAACGCCCCGATCCGCTCCCCCTCGCGCGCCCGCGACCGGATGAGCGGGACGAGGTCGCGGATCCGGTCGCGCAGCTCACGTCCGGCGTCGGTCAGCCACGGCGATTCGACTGCCCCGACCTCCGGGGCGGTGTGCTCGGGCATCATCGGCTCTCCTCATTGAGATGGGGCGAAAACAACGAACTGATCCGTAGGGGTGGGCGAGTTGGCGGCAGCCCCTCTCAGGCGGGGACAGCCGACCTGTCGCCGTCGTCGAGCCGCCGGAAGCGGCTTCCGTGGAAGACCAGGGGCTCGGCCGACGGCAGCGTCCACAGGCGATCTATCTCCAGCAGGGCGATGGTGTGGTCGCCCGCCGGGAGTTCGGCGCGGAGCGTGCAGGTGTACCAGGTGACCGCCCCGGGAAGGACCACCGCTCCTTCTCCTGTCGCCTCCCAGTGCACCTCGGCGAACCGGGTCTCCTCTGCACCTGCCAGCCCGCGGCACACCTCACCCTGCTGCTCGCCCAGGACACTCAGGCCCAGCCGTGGCAGCTGCCTGAGCTTCGGCCAGGTGCGGGACGAGGTCTGAAGGCACACCGAGACGAGGGGCGGAGCCAGCGAGACGGACGTGAAGGAGCTCACCGCCATTCCGACGGGGCGATCGTCCACCATTCCGCACACCGCGATCACCCCGCTCGGGAAACGGCCGAACGCTTCCCGCAGGGCCTGCGCGTCCGTCGGTGCCACTGGTGTGGGCTGCGGCTCGAGGCCGGAGCCCGAATCCATGAGCCCCTGGGGCCCATGGGGCCCGTGCTCATTGATCGACATGGTCATCACGTTCCTTCTTCCTGTGCGGCGGTCGGCTCAGCCCACCTGGGGCACGCCTCCGGCGAACATGGGAAACGGTTCGAGTCCGAGGAGCTGACGGCCGCTCAGCTCGGCCAACGGGTCGAAGCGGATCGCGCCATGGGTGGCCAGCACGCGCACATCCCGCGCGAAGCGCTGGATCGGGTTCTTGAGGCTCACCGTGGAGGAGCCGATGGCGAGTTGGAGTTTGTCGATGGCGTCCGCGCACAGCCGCACCGCGTAGACGAGGTCCATCGTGATCTCGGACTCCTCGGCGCCCGTGAACTCGGTCCCGGCCAGGGCGCGGCGGTCCACCTCGTCGGCGTGGCCGAGGATGGTCGCCTCCGCGGCGTTGATCATCGCGCGGGCCGTACCGGCGGCCACCTGGGTCGACGGCATGTCCGCCACGGTCGGGTAGGGCAGGTTGAACGGCTTGCGGGCCTTCGCCTGCTCGACGAAGCAGTCCAGGGTGCCGCGGGCCATGCCGAGTGCGACGGCCACGTTGCTGAGACAGGTGATCAGCATGAGCGCGCGTGTGTCGTTGCGGAACCCGATGCCGGCGTAGCGATCCCGCACGCTGTCCATGACCGCGGGGAAGTCGGCCAGGTCGACGAAGCGGTGGTCGGGGACGAACGCCTCCTCCTCGGCGGTGATGCTGTTGCTGGAGGTGGCCTTCAGGCCCATGACCTTCCAGTCGTCCAGGATCGTGTACTGCTCGCGGCTCAGCAGTGCCATCGCCCGGCCCGGTCGGCCGTCCGAGCCCTCGTAGGTCACGCCCACGGCCGCCCAGGCCGCGTGCTTGCAGCCGCTGCCGAACGCCCACTTCCCGGAGACCTGCCACCCGCCGTCCGCCCGGCGTGCCGATCCGACGCTGGTGGAGAACACGGAGGCACCGACGACCAGAGGACCGATCCAGGTGTCGATCTCCTTGAAGATCTCGTCGACGGTCTGCTGGGGGAAGCCGAGGACATTGCGGATGCCGCCGGCCACGAAGACCGTCCAGGCGGCGGATCCGTCGCCTTCGCCGAGCGCCGTGATGATCTCCACGGTGTCTCGCGCCCCGAGAGCGTGGCCACCCAGTTCGACGGGCAGGGCGGTCTTGAAGACACCCGCTTCGTGTATCGCCCTCAGCGTCTCGGGAGGCAGGGCTCCGAGCTCTTCCCCTTCCTGTGCTTCCTCCCGCAGCAGGGGGATGAGGGCGCGTGTCTCGTCCCGGATCCGCCGGCCGCGGTCGCTGAGGTGCGGAGAGGGGCGCCGATCGGCCGCCGAGGCGACCGACTCGGCACCGGGAGGGGTCGGAGAGGGGGGCTTGCTCATGAGGGCTCCTAAACGCTTCAACTGAACTGCACCGTTCAGTCCAGTTGAACCGTACGGTAGGGTTCACTGAAAGGTCAAGAGATGAGATGCGTACCGGCTCAGACCGGGGCCGGGACTCGACGAGGAGTGAAATGGCTGAGCAGGGGCGTCCTCAACGCGCGGGCGCAGGTGGGCGGAGCAAGCGGGAATCCATTCTCGACGCCGCCGTCGAGCTGTTCCTCGAACTCGGCTTCGATCAAACCTCGATGGATGCCGTGGCG belongs to Streptomyces graminofaciens and includes:
- a CDS encoding flavin reductase family protein, whose product is MSINEHGPHGPQGLMDSGSGLEPQPTPVAPTDAQALREAFGRFPSGVIAVCGMVDDRPVGMAVSSFTSVSLAPPLVSVCLQTSSRTWPKLRQLPRLGLSVLGEQQGEVCRGLAGAEETRFAEVHWEATGEGAVVLPGAVTWYTCTLRAELPAGDHTIALLEIDRLWTLPSAEPLVFHGSRFRRLDDGDRSAVPA
- a CDS encoding acyl-CoA dehydrogenase family protein, whose protein sequence is MSKPPSPTPPGAESVASAADRRPSPHLSDRGRRIRDETRALIPLLREEAQEGEELGALPPETLRAIHEAGVFKTALPVELGGHALGARDTVEIITALGEGDGSAAWTVFVAGGIRNVLGFPQQTVDEIFKEIDTWIGPLVVGASVFSTSVGSARRADGGWQVSGKWAFGSGCKHAAWAAVGVTYEGSDGRPGRAMALLSREQYTILDDWKVMGLKATSSNSITAEEEAFVPDHRFVDLADFPAVMDSVRDRYAGIGFRNDTRALMLITCLSNVAVALGMARGTLDCFVEQAKARKPFNLPYPTVADMPSTQVAAGTARAMINAAEATILGHADEVDRRALAGTEFTGAEESEITMDLVYAVRLCADAIDKLQLAIGSSTVSLKNPIQRFARDVRVLATHGAIRFDPLAELSGRQLLGLEPFPMFAGGVPQVG
- a CDS encoding acyl-CoA dehydrogenase family protein, which gives rise to MTLPKASRFPESPYLSEEGRRMRDAVRAAAPGLAERAREGELRGALAPETVSVLHEIGVFRITVPVELGGFASGARDTVEVVRELGRVDASAGWTVIVSSATRSALTFNDRVKDEVFADVKTWQGPLLFGATVFAPKVGDGRKVEGGYMVKGKWSFGSGCKIAKWASVGFEYEDPNTGERRRAMGLLTPDQYTIVDDWHVMGLSATSSNSVRADEEVFVPEYRIIHTMDMLARMEALRGKYQGLGFMHSSIGTMVATTAGFAALALGMAEGAFKAFVEQAAKRPPFNLPYPTMADMASTQVVAGKARAVINTAAALIERQVDEIDRRALAGEDFHPSEEPEITMDLVHQIHACLQVIDGLQLALGSSTVGLSNPIQRFVRDVHVLATHGAFRIDPMAEINGRDIFGLEPLPVIAALASPPPGKMPSHAANGNFPGPVPRPA
- a CDS encoding acyl-CoA dehydrogenase family protein, which encodes MMPEHTAPEVGAVESPWLTDAGRELRDRIRDLVPLIRSRAREGERIGALTPDVLQALDEAGVYRMTMPVEWGGSALGARDLVEVVAALGEADGSAAWSAFVGVGLRNFLGLQPKLIEEIRKDVEGWVGPALVGASVFATTVGNARKVDGGWMVDGRWAFGSGCKHARWAMVGVAFDPAEAGGTGRGVVVLEREQFEILDDWHVMGLSGTSSNSLRVTEEIFVPDHRFLDLVEFPPRLDRIRHHYSGAAFRQSGRALLMTVALSNTSIALGMARGALSCFAEQAIRRKPFTLPYPSVAEMASAQVAAGRAQAMILLAGSTIERYADQVDARTDAGLEFSDDEESEISLAVAYAANLCEDAINLLQKTLGSSTISLSNPIQRFVRDARVVTSHGAIRVDPLAEQNGRRLLGLEPFPMVGAAVPQRGVNAPRPPLG
- a CDS encoding nuclear transport factor 2 family protein, which gives rise to MNDFSIVDGIAHINDPALYETWLDHEDYKAAVAQADTPERTAVKRLLVDFEADLARMVRDGTVQENVVDVMKRYVVEDYVQHDPNAPGNGLDNLIEHFRHVPTGNGTPPPVVSVVLEGDLACVMMKAPTPDPSSPGETYDWYILTVFRVRDGKLAEHWSAFRKMAAPLPGN